The genomic segment GGAGAAAAGGCGCAAAGAAACAGGAGATTTTCAATCGAAGAAACTGGGGAATAGGGGCTATAATCATAAAATTACCGACTGGAATGCGTTTGCAGAATTTGTGAAAAAACATGGCGATAAAACACAGTCAGAGGTGGCTAAACTATGGGGCAATATAAGTCGTCAAACAATTCATAGAGCTCTGAAAAAAATTGGATTTACACGCAAAAAAAGACTTATGGGTACAAAGAAAGGAACGAAGAAAAACGAGCTGAATTTTTAAAAGTTATATCTGCAAAATCTCCTGAAAAGCTGGTATATATTGATGAATCTGGTATAGACAATACAGAGGACTACCCATACGGGTATTGCAGAAAGGGAGAGAGGTTTCATGCATTAAAATCAGGTAAAAAAACGCAGCGAGTTAGCATGATTGCAGCTTTAAACAAGGGAAAAATCGTTGCACCTATGACCTTTGAAGGCTATTGTGATACAGAGATTTTTAATGGCTGGTTCGAGCAATTTCTGGCACCAATTTTACAGCCTGGACAAACGGTGATTTTGGACAATGCAACTTTTCATAAGTCTAAAAAGATTGTCGAATTTGCCAAAAGTGTTGGTGCAGAAATTATGTATCTCCCTCCCTATTCTCCTGATTTTAATGATATTGAACACTATTGGTTTGCTATCAAAAACAGAGTCAGAAGGAACATACCTCTGTTTAAATCTTTTCGCCATGCTGTCGATTCTGCTTTTCTTCATTTGTTTCCACTATTATGAGAAGGGCTATACTAAAAAGAAAGGTCAATTACTAGGAGCCACCAGCGGAATCTTATTTAAGTGGTATAACAGTAACCAGCAAGGGCACCAGGCTTCTAAACTATTTCCTCTTGAAGCTGTTTTATCTCATCGTGTGAAAGATCGGTTGTTTGAGAGATAATATCAATGGAAATACCAGCCTTGAGTAGGTTTTTTGCAACTTCAATTTTAGCTTGTTGTTTGCCCTCTGCTTTGCCTTCAATTTTTCCCATCTCCTCACCAATTTTGATGCCGCGTTCTTGACCGATTTGAATACCCATCTCCTCACCAATTTTGATGCCGAGTTCTTGACCGATAAGGATGCCTTCATCTCTACCTTCATTAAATTTCTGGTTGAGGCAAATCATCCTCATTTTTCTTAGCTTGTTGATATATAGCCCGTTCTTCCCTAGTCCAATTATACTCTATCAACTCATTGTAAGCCCTGCTCGTCTCTTCCTACTATTTTTTTTAGATCCTCTTCACTAGTTTCACTTGCATACTTAAAGAAATATATCCATTTTTCGACTATATTTTCTAATTGATCCTCTTTTGTTTTTGGAAATTTTGGTAGTTCTATGAAAGTAAAACTAAAGTCCTTCAGGTGAGTAATCTTGTCAAATGATCGGATTTGTAGGCTGATTTCTTAGGAAATAGAATAAAATCAGTGATGGCAATGAAGATAACTTCTTTAAGTTGATGATATTTGTCACCAATTCCGGCTTGGCTAAAATAAGCGCCAGCAGCATAGTATTGTGCACGTTTTTCAAAGCCAGTTGTTCTAGCGACCTGGTTAGGTAAGGAAGTAGTATTACTACTACTCCCTCCCTTAGAAACGCAGCATGCGGGTTTCCCCACACTACGCTTGAGCCCCTTATCTAAGTTCTTCATTTCTCGAACCGGTTTGTCTTTCATGATTCCTCGGAAAACATCATATTTAGTGGTGTCACTAACAGTAGAGAACCTTCTCTTGAAAAAGAGCTCGCTAACATTTTTGTTTGTTTCACTCTCTCATCAAAATACTTTTTCCGTTTAAAGTCAAGTGGATTTGCATCCGCTCTGATTTTAATATGTCGTCTGATAGGTATATCTGCTAATTTGAGTAGCCTTAAATATCGTATCTCTTTTGGTTTCTTCTTGCATATGGATGCCGCAAAGACCCATTGACGTTGACCCATTACCTTGAAATAACGATTCTTTATCCAACGTAATCCTTTACGGGGATGTCTTTTCTTTGCCCATTTCCATAAGCTATGCCAAATTTCATTGTCGATCTTACTAAACGCTTTTTTAGCACACACATGACTGTAGTAATTTCCCCATCCCCTTAATAGGGAATTGAGCAACTTGATTAGTACGGCCTGAGTGTTTGCTATGTTTGCCTTTATCAATATACGCGCTTTACTGAGAAGTTTCTTAATACTTTCTTTCGAAGGCTTGATAATTAACTTCTTATTGTATCTACGTACATTACAGCCAAGAAAGTCAAACCCTGTTGTGATAAGACCTGCTGCGAAGTGGTACGTACTAATTTCAGGATAAATTAGGTTAAAAAAGCAGTTGGCTAAAACCCATGCCTCAAATTCACGAGACCAGCTATTATGTTAAATCTCATGTTATATTTTTTCTGAAAGTTGCGGTAAACGTACGACAAAATCTTGAATATTTTCAATTCTCGTATCTTATTTTCGACCCTCATTCTAAATGATGCCAACTCTCGGTTGTGCTCCTTTTGCTCCTCAGTTAGTAGCTTTTTTCGGTATTTTTTGTATGGTATCACAACATTACTTTGCAACTTTTGCCATCCCTGATAGCCAGAATCAGCATGCTTTATACTGTCTGTAGGCAGCAATTTCTCCTGTTTTCTTATCCGAAAATCGTGAATTTTCCCACGGTAAGATCTTGAAACCGATAGAATTTGCCCACTTTCTTCGATCACAATTTCTGTTTTCATAGTCGTCATTTTTTTCTTTCCTGAGTAAGATCTCTTACGTTTTTTGCTTTCTTTTGGCTGCTGTATCTGCTGTTCTGTAACATCTGCCAGTACCTTCAAAATCCTCTCTGGAGTTAGGGTTCTGTCCTTTTTTATGGTAATTTTTTTGGCCAGTAGCGGCTCTATTTTCTTCAAAAGTCGGCAAATATTTGCATTATGTAAATTGAAAAGGCAGCCCAAAAATCTGTGGGTTATGTAGGTCCGATAATACAAAATTACGCACAGCATTTTATCTTCCAGCGTTGGTAATTTAGCAGTTCTTCCGTGGCGCTTTTTCTGTTTTTCAAGCTTTTCCCACTCTGGCCTTACTTTTTTAACAATTTTTTCGAATTCTTCTATTTTCAATCCCGTTATATCTCGAAAATTTCTTGGGTGTTTATTTACTTTATGGTAATTTAGACTCATTTTCCCTCACTTCTCATCCCTCTTTTTCTTACTTTACCATCTTTTACACTATTTTGCAGCAAGTCTATAGATGTAATCTTTGTTTTTTCTTCAGAAAGGATAAGACCTCTCTCATAAAGAAAAGACGATACTAGAGGTTTTACTTCATTTTCCAGTACTTCACGTGTGACTCCTGAGATGATAAAGTCATCTGAGTATCTGATTACATTCACTCCACTTCTGATTTTGCTTCTTCTTTTACTACCAAGTTTACCAAATCGACTTTCTAATAGTTTTTCAAGACCATTTAAGGTAAAATTAGCTAGTATTGGAGAGATCTTGCGGGGTACCTGCAGTTGTGGGATACAGAGTTTTTGATTCTAGAAAACCAGCTTTTAACCAGCTATGAAGAATTTTCTTCTCCATAGGAATATGCTTCATAAGCCATTCATGGTTAATGTTGTCAAAACACCCTTCGATGTCACCTTCGAGTATCCATTGAAGTTGATTACGACTTGCCAATAATAAATGGCTAGCAACAATAGCATCTGCGCAGGATCTTTTAGGTCTAAAGCCATAGGAGTACTGATTGTTTCAGCTATCGGTTCCAGACCAAGCAAATACAGTGCTTGCATGGCTCTATCTTTTATCGTAGGTATTCCAAGAGGTCTTCTTTTGCCATTAGATTTACTGATATAAATCCGTTTTAGCGGGGAAGGTTTGTATCCTCTTTGTTTTAACTGCTTTATTCCTTGAAATTTAGCATTGCAAGTTAACCACAGTTGACGATCTACACCTGCCGTGTTTTTTCCTTGGTTCTCAGTTACTCTTTTAACAGCTAAAGCTTTGCTGCTAAAGGAGCGTGTAAGAAGATGCTGTAAAGCTTTCACCTTACCCCATCTTCCTTGTTGGACAGCCTTAACAATACGCCTTTGTAGCCTCATAACAACTTTTTGGCATTTCTTCCAGGACAACTGGTTCCATGCTTTGGAATTGTTGGTAGGTGCACTTTCAGTTTTACCTGTAATCATCTGCTTTCCTACCTTAAGTGGTTGACAAAGTTTCTTGTCACGAGGGACCAAATGGAAGTCTGCTCGTTTTCACGCGAGTTGATGTTACAAACTCTATCCATTTCGTTACAAAATGACATTCGCTTTCTCCATTATCCTTTACCTGCACTCCCATCAGCGTTCCTTGCGGTTTGCTTGCCATATAGGCGGAAATACAGGCTTACCCTGTTCCTTCTGTCATACAATAGTGGGTTAGGTGACTTCTCTATATCGGTGGAATTATTATTTGCGTACATCTAGAAATGAAAAATGTAACTTATCCACATTACCTTTTGGTGAGAACTTATCAGCATCTTTAGCTCTTTCATTTTTACGATACTTATGAAGCTTCACTTACGTTCACCATACCACTAAGCCTAGCCCTCCAACCACATGATGCTTGTAGTTTATGCCATTCTCACGATTGAGCATCTTCTTTTTCAAGAGGAGGTTCATTGTCCACATCGCTTGGCACCAACCGGTTGCCCGATTTGCACTGATGTGTAGACTCAGATGGCAAAACATCTGGTTTAATAAGTTTTAGAATCCTTTCAGCTTCTTTCTGAAGGAATTCCTCTCCTTTTAAACAATATGACCGAAGACTTTCAGGTCGCACCATCTCGCAGATAAATTGTATACCTGCAGAATCTCTACAGGACAATACTCTCCTTTTTAGCAGCAATGTCAGGGTTTTGAATGGGACTTAGAAACTGCACATCCTTTATTTTAGCTTCACCAGTGAGGTTGAGAACATCATTGAGAAAATGAATGAGGATATCTTTATTGTTTTCAGTACCAAAGATGCGTCTAAAGGCATAATTGTTTTTTGGATCTAGAAATTTTGATAAAACCATAAGAAATCCACTTAAAAAGCATTAATAATTATACACAATTCTGAGGAAATATTCAACATTTTTGTGTTTGGAGCAGTAAAAAGGCTATAGACTACTTCAGCTATCCCGTTATATCTCGAAAATTTCTTGGGTGTTTATTTACTTTATGGTAATTTAGACTCATTTTCCCTCACTTCTCATCCCTCTTTTTCTTACTTTACCATCTTTTACACTATTTTGCAGCAAGTCTAGTGATGTCAAACTCAAAGAATAATATAGATAATAATAAGAAGAAGCACATAATCTACTTTCCAGGACTTACATATACTTTTGAAAAAGAACCAGATAAGGACAAAAGCGAATGGAATTGGGCCGCTGAAGCAGGTATGGATGTTCACTTCATTAATTTTCCTGGTTCTGGGAAAAGCAAAGGTAATTCTTTAAATGGTCAGAATCGAGTAAATGCAGGTATTGAAGTCATTTCAGATCTTTTAAAACAAGGTATTCATTCAAATAATATAGTGTTATATGGTAGTTGTGCTGGAGGGCCAATAGCTGCCGAGGTTTACAAGAAGTTTAAAGATAGCAATGTTCATTTAAGGTGCATCATCAATAAGTCTTTCAGCTCACTCAAAAAACTTGTAGTTAAATTACTACACGTATCAAAACCTAAATGGCTATTTCCTCCTATAATAAAATTTATACTCAAATGCTTTGGGTGGCATTTTAAACCGCACACAATAATTAACGACATTACCCCATATACAATCTGTTTCAACTTAGAGAATGACGGTTTTATTAGTAGGCAGGCAACTATAGGTGCTAAAATTGCTGATATAGAAACAAGTAATAGAAAAAAGGACTACCAAAAAAAAGAAGTCTTTAAAGGTTTTGAGGAATATAAAGAGCTTTTTATAGAGCATACTAATTTAACTAAAATACCAAAAGCAAAAAATCCTGAATCCAAAGTTGGAGTGATAAAAAAATGCTGGAATAAGTTTTTATCGTTGCTACCTATCAAAGCAGATGATATTCACTTTTCTCCGATTACAGAGTTATGCTCATCAAGTAAACATAATTACACTCTTCCTGAACTAATTTCACTCTTTTTAGAACTCACAGATAGTTATTTTGAAAGGAAAGGCTCTCTTAACCAAGAACATGAAAAAAAACACCTACACAAAAACAAGGACCTGAAGTTTGTTCCAATCACACAGCCTCAATTTCAGAAGTAAACGTTACAGAACCTAGGCTCTGTGTACAAAAAATGAAGTAAGAGGTAGTTTAACCTAAGTTATCAAGAAAAAGGAGAAACTACCGAATGGAATAGCGATGTAAAGTGGCATATCTGCTCCCTATGTAATGAAAATTGGTATTACATAATCCAAGGAACCAACTCAAAAAACAGCAATCCTGTACTATGATGCCATCCAAGTAGATTTTCAGTAAGTTATAGCCCTTCTCATAAAAGTAGAAACAGGATAGAATAGGGGCTTAGGGTAATGAAAAGGTAAAAGTGCCAGCAGCATATAGCTATGACTTAAGGAAAAAAGCCATCCAGGCGTTGGATGAAGGAGAGAGTAAAACAGCAGTAGCAAAGAGATTCAAAATTGGTAGAGTAACATTGTATAAATGGGAGAAAAGGCGCAAAGAAACAGGAGATTTTCAATCGAAGAAACTGGGGAATAGGGGCTATAATCATAAAATTACCGACTGGAATGCGTTTGCAGAATTTGTGAAAAAACATGGCGATAAAACACAGTCAGAGGTGGCTAAACTATGGGGCAATATAAGTCGTCAAACAATTCATAGAGCTCTGAAAAAAATTGGATTTACACGCAAAAAAAGACTTATGGGTACAAAGAAAGGAACGAAGAAAAACGAGCTGAATTTTTAAAAGTTATATCTGCAAAATCTCCTGAAAAGCTGGTATATATTGATGAATCTGGTATAGACAATACAGAGGACTACCCATACGGGTATTGCAGAAAGGGAGAGAGGTTTCATGCATTAAAATCAGGTAAAAAAACGCAGCGAGTTAGCATGATTGCAGCTTTAAACAAGGGAAAAATCGTTGCACCTATGACCTTTGAAGGCTATTGTGATACAGAGATTTTTAATGGCTGGTTCGAGCAATTTCTGGCACCAATTTTACAGCCTGGACAAACGGTGATTTTGGACAATGCAACTTTTCATAAGTCTAAAAAGATTGTCGAATTTGCCAAAAGTGTTGGTGCAGAAATTATGTATCTCCCTCCCTATTCTCCTGATTTTAATGATATTGAACACTATTGGTTTGCTATCAAAAACAGAGTCAGAAGGAACATACCTCTGTTTAAATCTTTTCGCCATGCTGTCGATTCTGCTTTTCTTCATTTGTTTCCACTATTATGAGAAGGGCTATATTTTCAGTATTGGCGTTTTTAAGTCTTAAACGCTGCAATTTAGCTGCTTTTTAACGCAACTAGTCTTAACTTTAATATTTAACAAATTTACCAGGCAGAAAAAAAGGCAAAGAAAACCCGTGGTAGCTAGTTATTACACTCTCAATTTTAAAATTTGACGTTGGGTGCTGTCTTAAACGATTTGTAAGCCCGTTTCAGCTTGTATAGGTAATTTGGGTAAAATTTATAAAGACATGCAGTGCACATAGTGCGAAAAATTAAACAATAGTACGCCAAATACAAGTTATCTTGTCATTTTAATCTGCACAGATTGCGAAGTTAAATAAATAGCTTCACTGGTATGATAAGAGGATTGGAGAGGTTTGTCAAGTAATCTTTTTGTTTTTGATGATGGCTGGGGTTGTCTAAAATCATAAGTTTGTGGGCTAAGCGTTAGCCATGTACATTTATTTTTTACCCTTGATCAACTCCAAAGCCTTCTTCAGGTCTATGCTTTCGATGTCTGCATTTTTGCCCAGAGCAACGTTTGTTTTACCGCATTTTATGTAGAATCCATACCTACCGTTACAGATGAAAACTTCTTTCTTCTTTTCATTAAACCCAAGAGATTTTAGCTCCTTGCGCGGGCTATTTGCAATAATTTGCACAGCTTCATCTAATTGTGTATTCAGCACCTCTTTGGAGCCTTTCTTAAGAGAAAAGTATTTACCATCATAGAAAATATAGTACCCAAATCGTCCAAGGCCCACTTTTACTTCTTTTCCGGTTTCAGGGTGTTCTCCAATTACTTTCGGCAAGGAAAGCAACTCAGTAGCGGTGTTCAGATCAACATCATCAACATTTATATCTTTTGGTATAGAAACCGTTTTTTTCTTTTTTGATTCATTATTAAACTCCAGATAAAGCCCGAAAGGACCCTTTTTGATCACCACTCCGTGCCCTGTTACGTTATCTATACCCAAACTCTTGGGATATTCTGAATTGTCATTGCTGCCTGTAATTTCTTTTGTATGGTTGCATGCAGGATAGTTAGAACATCCAAGGAACACTCCTGCTTTTCCAAAGTTCAATTTCAATATACCATCAGAACAATCAGGACATTTCCTACCTATCTCTTTTTTTCCTTCTTCTGAACAAAACCAATCGACCACCAAACCATGAATACCGTTAAAAATTTCATCATGCGTCATTTGCTTAACAGAGCTTACATGACCAAAAAATGGTACCCAAAAGTGGCCTAATTCTTGTTTCCAATTTGCACGTCCATTTGAGATTAAATCAAGCTTTTCTTCCATCTGTGCCGTGAAATCATATTCCACGCAACGCTGAAAGAAAGTTTCTAAGAATATGGTAACAATCTTACCGCGACTGCTTGGAATAAATTTCTTGTTATCCAGTGTAACGTACTCACGATCCTGCAATACCGAAATAATTGCTGCATAAGTTGATGGGCGCCCTATGCCAATTTCCTCCATTTTTTTAACGATACTTGCTTCACTATAACGTGGTGGAGGTTGAGTAAAATGTTGTTTTGGGTCAACAGAAATCAGTTTGCAAGGTTCACCTTTCTTCATAGTCGGCAACAAGCCTTCATTCTCACTATCCATGTTATCTTTATAAACTTTATAAAAACCATCAAAAAATATACTTGACCCACTTGTTCGTAGAATTACTTTTTGGTCAGTAGAACTAATTTCAACTACCACTTGATCAAGGATCGCCGATTCCATCTGACTTGCAATGGTTCTTTTCCAGATTAGATCATACAATTTAAACTGTTCTGGTGTTAAATAGTCCTTAATACTGGTTGGCGTTCTATTAATATCAGTTGGACGAATTGCTTCATGCGCTTCCTGAGCATTTTTAACCTTTTTTACATATTTACGAGGGGACTTTGGTAAATATTTATCACCATACAATGACTTGATTGATCCTCTAATAGAGTTTATAGCCTCATCTGCAATATAAAACCCATCCGTACGCATGTAAGTTATCAACCCTACAGTTTCACCACCGATATCGATACCCTCGTACAAATTTTGAGCTATGCGCATAACATTTTTCACATTAAAATACAGTTTATTGACTGCATCTTGCTGAAGACTTGAGGTAATGAATGGAGGAAGCGGATTTCTCTTAACTTGCTTGCGTTCTACTGTGCTTACAGCATATTGCCTTGACTCAATCTCCCTGACTAAGTTTTTTGCCTCTTCCTCATTTTTAATATCAAATTTTTCTAGCTTTTTATTGTCATAGTGGCTAAGCATAGCAAAGAATGTTTCATCTTTGCTATTTTGCATCTCTGCTTTTATGCTCCAGTATTCTTGTGATACAAATTTACTAATTTCATCTTCCCGCTCACATACAAGCTTTAATGCGACAGACTGCACGCGTCCTGCAGACTTGCTTCCCGACAGCTTTGTCCATAATAGTGGTGACAAACTAAATCCAACTAGATAGTCCAAAGCTCTGCGTGCTTGTTGCGCACGCACTAAGTCCATATTTATTTCACGTGGATTCTTTATTGCCTCTTGTACCGCTTTTTTTGTTATCTCATTAAAAACCACCCTATAAATATTGTTTTGATCATTAATTGCTTTTCTTTCCTTTAGTGCCTCTATCACATTCCAAGCTATTGCTTCCCCTTCCCTATCTGGATCTGTTGCAAGGTATATATCTGATGTTTTACTTGCCTCCTTTACTAATTCTTTTACATACTTTTCTGCTTTTTCAATAATTTCATACTTTATGGCAAAATCATTATCCGGATCAACAGAGCCGTTCT from the Candidatus Wolbachia massiliensis genome contains:
- a CDS encoding transposase family protein, producing the protein MSLNYHKVNKHPRNFRDITGLKIEEFEKIVKKVRPEWEKLEKQKKRHGRTAKLPTLEDKMLCVILYYRTYITHRFLGCLFNLHNANICRLLKKIEPLLAKKITIKKDRTLTPERILKVLADVTEQQIQQPKESKKRKRSYSGKKKMTTMKTEIVIEESGQILSVSRSYRGKIHDFRIRKQEKLLPTDSIKHADSGYQGWQKLQSNVVIPYKKYRKKLLTEEQKEHNRELASFRMRVENKIRELKIFKILSYVYRNFQKKYNMRFNIIAGLVNLRHGF
- a CDS encoding alpha/beta hydrolase, translated to MSNSKNNIDNNKKKHIIYFPGLTYTFEKEPDKDKSEWNWAAEAGMDVHFINFPGSGKSKGNSLNGQNRVNAGIEVISDLLKQGIHSNNIVLYGSCAGGPIAAEVYKKFKDSNVHLRCIINKSFSSLKKLVVKLLHVSKPKWLFPPIIKFILKCFGWHFKPHTIINDITPYTICFNLENDGFISRQATIGAKIADIETSNRKKDYQKKEVFKGFEEYKELFIEHTNLTKIPKAKNPESKVGVIKKCWNKFLSLLPIKADDIHFSPITELCSSSKHNYTLPELISLFLELTDSYFERKGSLNQEHEKKHLHKNKDLKFVPITQPQFQK
- the topA gene encoding type I DNA topoisomerase, which produces MALLIVESPAKAKTISKYLSKEFKVAASFGHVRDLPVKNGSVDPDNDFAIKYEIIEKAEKYVKELVKEASKTSDIYLATDPDREGEAIAWNVIEALKERKAINDQNNIYRVVFNEITKKAVQEAIKNPREINMDLVRAQQARRALDYLVGFSLSPLLWTKLSGSKSAGRVQSVALKLVCEREDEISKFVSQEYWSIKAEMQNSKDETFFAMLSHYDNKKLEKFDIKNEEEAKNLVREIESRQYAVSTVERKQVKRNPLPPFITSSLQQDAVNKLYFNVKNVMRIAQNLYEGIDIGGETVGLITYMRTDGFYIADEAINSIRGSIKSLYGDKYLPKSPRKYVKKVKNAQEAHEAIRPTDINRTPTSIKDYLTPEQFKLYDLIWKRTIASQMESAILDQVVVEISSTDQKVILRTSGSSIFFDGFYKVYKDNMDSENEGLLPTMKKGEPCKLISVDPKQHFTQPPPRYSEASIVKKMEEIGIGRPSTYAAIISVLQDREYVTLDNKKFIPSSRGKIVTIFLETFFQRCVEYDFTAQMEEKLDLISNGRANWKQELGHFWVPFFGHVSSVKQMTHDEIFNGIHGLVVDWFCSEEGKKEIGRKCPDCSDGILKLNFGKAGVFLGCSNYPACNHTKEITGSNDNSEYPKSLGIDNVTGHGVVIKKGPFGLYLEFNNESKKKKTVSIPKDINVDDVDLNTATELLSLPKVIGEHPETGKEVKVGLGRFGYYIFYDGKYFSLKKGSKEVLNTQLDEAVQIIANSPRKELKSLGFNEKKKEVFICNGRYGFYIKCGKTNVALGKNADIESIDLKKALELIKGKK
- a CDS encoding IS630 family transposase (programmed frameshift) — its product is MPAAYSYDLRKKAIQALDEGESKTAVAKRFKIGRVTLYKWEKRRKETGDFQSKKLGNRGYNHKITDWNAFAEFVKKHGDKTQSEVAKLWGNISRQTIHRALKKIGFTRKKKTYGYKERNEEKRAEFLKVISAKSPEKLVYIDESGIDNTEDYPYGYCRKGERFHALKSGKKTQRVSMIAALNKGKIVAPMTFEGYCDTEIFNGWFEQFLAPILQPGQTVILDNATFHKSKKIVEFAKSVGAEIMYLPPYSPDFNDIEHYWFAIKNRVRRNIPLFKSFRHAVDSAFLHLFPLL
- a CDS encoding group II intron maturase-specific domain-containing protein; translated protein: MYPEISTYHFAAGLITTGFDFLGCNVRRYNKKLIIKPSKESIKKLLSKARILIKANIANTQAVLIKLLNSLLRGWGNYYSHVCAKKAFSKIDNEIWHSLWKWAKKRHPRKGLRWIKNRYFKVMGQRQWVFAASICKKKPKEIRYLRLLKLADIPIRRHIKIRADANPLDFKRKKYFDERVKQTKMLASSFSREGSLLLVTPLNMMFSEES
- a CDS encoding IS630 family transposase (programmed frameshift) — its product is MPAAYSYDLRKKAIQALDEGESKTAVAKRFKIGRVTLYKWEKRRKETGDFQSKKLGNRGYNHKITDWNAFAEFVKKHGDKTQSEVAKLWGNISRQTIHRALKKIGFTRKKKTYGYKERNEEKRAEFLKVISAKSPEKLVYIDESGIDNTEDYPYGYCRKGERFHALKSGKKTQRVSMIAALNKGKIVAPMTFEGYCDTEIFNGWFEQFLAPILQPGQTVILDNATFHKSKKIVEFAKSVGAEIMYLPPYSPDFNDIEHYWFAIKNRVRRNIPLFKSFRHAVDSAFLHLFPLL
- a CDS encoding reverse transcriptase N-terminal domain-containing protein — protein: MITGKTESAPTNNSKAWNQLSWKKCQKVVMRLQRRIVKAVQQGRWGKVKALQHLLTRSFSSKALAVKRVTENQGKNTAGVDRQLWLTCNAKFQGIKQLKQRGYKPSPLKRIYISKSNGKRRPLGIPTIKDRAMQALYLLGLEPIAETISTPMALDLKDPAQMLLLLAIYYWQVVINFNGYSKVTSKGVLTTLTMNGL